Sequence from the Methanobrevibacter arboriphilus genome:
AATGGACATAAATAATTATAAATAATTATAAATTAATATAACTTTTGGTTATAAATCAATGAATATTAATCATTTTCATTATCTTTTAATGGCAGTAAATCTTTTTTCTTAAAAACTTCTTTAGCTGCAAAAATACCATTTATAGCTGCTGGAAATCCTGCGTAAGCAGACATCTGAATTATAACTTCAACAATCTCCTCAGGAGTATTACCTACATTAAGTGCAGCATTGATATGATTAGTTAATTGTCCTTTGGCAGTTCCTAAAGCAGTCAGAGCTGCAACTGTAGCTAATTCTCGTGTTTTTAAATCTAATCCTTCTCTAGTATATATTTCAGAGTAAGGAAACTCAACTATAAATCTACCTAGATCTGGAGCTATATCTTCTAATTCATCAAATAATCCATTGATAGCATCTTTATTAGTTATTTTAAGAATTTCCATTCCTTTTTTATATCTATCTTCCATTAAATCATCACCTTAATTTAGATATGTCTAAATTAGATATTTATTAAAATAAATATTTTTTATTTATTTTTCCTTTATTTACTACCATTATTTACTATTCGAATAGTTATTATTAAATTATATACTATTTTTCAATCATTTATTATTTCATTTCATTTATTATTTCATTATTTATAGATTATATAATTATATTTATTATACAATATTATTATACATATTAAATAATATAAATTTTTTAAAATAAAAAGATTTTTAAAAATAAAAAATTTTAAAATAAAAAAGTTTTTAAAATTAATTCAAAGAAACTTTAAAAATAATAATGTTTTTAAAATAAAAATATTTTAAGATAAATAATTAATATAAAAATACATTAAAATTAATTAAATATTTAAAATTAATTATAATAAAAGTACTTTAATATAATAATTAATAAAAAAGACAATATATCAAAGACAAGTGTGAAAACATGCGACCTTATGTGATACTAAATGCAGCTATGACACTTGATGGTAAAATAGCTACAAAAACAGGGAGTTCTGAAATATCTGGTCTGGAAGATTTAAAAAGGGTTCATGAACTTAGAAAAGAAGTTGATGGGATAATGGTTGGAATAAATACTGTTTTAATGGATGATCCTAGATTAACTGTTCATAAAATAACTTCTGAGAAACTAGATAATCCCATTAGAGTAGTTGTTGATAATAAAGCAAGAACACCTATTGAATCGAGAATATTGAATGATGATGCTTTAACAATCATAGCAGTTTCTAATAAAGTTGAAACAGACAACATAATCTTTGAACGCTCAAAAGCCCTTAGTGAAAAAGCTGATGTATTCTATTCTAAAGACCCATCAGTGAACTTAAAAGAATTAATGAAGTATCTCTACTCAAAAAAGATTAAAACCTTAATGTTGGAAGGAGGATCTACTTTAAACTTTTCAATGCTAAGAGAAAACCTAATTGATGAAATAAGGGTCTGTGTAGCTCCAATGGTTGTTGGAGGCAAATATGCTAAAACATTATTTGATGGAGATGGTTTTGATTTCATGAAAGAAGCCATCAACCTTGAATTAAAAAATAGCTATCAGTTAGGAAAGGATTTAGTACTGGAGTACAAAGTTCTGTGATTTTATTCTAAAAAAAAAGGTTTATGTGCTTATTTTAATATATAAAAGTTTATAAGCTATAAATTCAATAATAGATATAACATTAAATATTAAGTTAAATAGCTATATTCTAATTTAGAATGAATATTAGATTGGATATTTTTATTCCAATAGAATTCATTTTTTAATTTTAGTTATATTACTATTAATGCATGACTCTACATTATAGTGATATAAT
This genomic interval carries:
- a CDS encoding 2,5-diamino-6-(ribosylamino)-4(3H)-pyrimidinone 5'-phosphate reductase, producing MRPYVILNAAMTLDGKIATKTGSSEISGLEDLKRVHELRKEVDGIMVGINTVLMDDPRLTVHKITSEKLDNPIRVVVDNKARTPIESRILNDDALTIIAVSNKVETDNIIFERSKALSEKADVFYSKDPSVNLKELMKYLYSKKIKTLMLEGGSTLNFSMLRENLIDEIRVCVAPMVVGGKYAKTLFDGDGFDFMKEAINLELKNSYQLGKDLVLEYKVL
- a CDS encoding carboxymuconolactone decarboxylase family protein — protein: MEDRYKKGMEILKITNKDAINGLFDELEDIAPDLGRFIVEFPYSEIYTREGLDLKTRELATVAALTALGTAKGQLTNHINAALNVGNTPEEIVEVIIQMSAYAGFPAAINGIFAAKEVFKKKDLLPLKDNEND